The genomic interval CAGAACTCATAGTATGCTACACCAGAACGGTGGGGCGGTTAAATCTGACCTTCGACGGGTCGGTACGTCGTCCGACAGGGCGGACCGTCGGCGTAGCGGTACGTCGTCACCGCTCCGAGCGAGATCAGCGACGACGACCGTGTCCCGAAGCCATCGCCGTGGACACAGACGCCGTAGTCGTGGTCGCTGACGACCGACCGCGCGCGGTCGAGCCACGCAGCGGCGTCCTCGCCGGGTTCGACCTGGAGTGCCTCCCGGACGCGGTCGGCGTTGTGGGCCTGCTGTTCGCCCACGTCGGGGCGGAACCCTGGAATCCGGTAGTCGCCGTCTGCGCCGACGTTGACGACGACGTGGACGCCCGGTTCCAGCGTCCGGACCGCCAGTTGGCCGTCCCATTCGAGCAGGACGGCGGCGTTCTCGTCGGCGATCACGAGGTTGAAGCCGTCGTATTCGGCCTCGCGGACCGCGCCCTCGACGGCCCGAGCGGCCGCCTCCGCGCTCTCGTGACCGAGCACGTCACGGACGAGCAGCCCGCGCGAGCGCTCGCCTGCGAGCTCCGTGTCGACCCAGCGGTTGGTGATCGCGGCGAAGACGCCGTGTTCGTTGTAACCAAGCCAGGTCCCGCCCGCTTCGGCGTCGCT from Haloarcula pelagica carries:
- a CDS encoding NRDE family protein, which encodes MCTLVLAWQVFEDTPVVAATNRDERLDRESQPPRQRHWGARVVAPSDAEAGGTWLGYNEHGVFAAITNRWVDTELAGERSRGLLVRDVLGHESAEAAARAVEGAVREAEYDGFNLVIADENAAVLLEWDGQLAVRTLEPGVHVVVNVGADGDYRIPGFRPDVGEQQAHNADRVREALQVEPGEDAAAWLDRARSVVSDHDYGVCVHGDGFGTRSSSLISLGAVTTYRYADGPPCRTTYRPVEGQI